In Notolabrus celidotus isolate fNotCel1 chromosome 5, fNotCel1.pri, whole genome shotgun sequence, the genomic window TTATTTGTTCTTATGTCTAATGTTACAAGGTGTTCAAGAGCTTACCAGGATGTCGACCAAGCTTGCATCAATCCATGCCAAATGGATCATCGGCAAAGTAGTGGGGACCAAGATGATGAAAACTGCCAAAGTGAGAGTCACAAGGCTGGTGCTGGACCCCTACCTGCTCAAGGTGAGCCTTTCAACTGTGATTACCTAAGATCTAATCCAACTTTATACTAACAAATGTCTTTAATTTCACTGATTCGTGTCTTGTCTACTCTTCCCCACAGTACTACAACAAGAGGAAGACCTACTTTGCCCATGATGCTTTGCAGCAGTGCACTGTAGGAGATGTTGTCCTTCTTAAGGCTCTCCCTGAGGCCAGGTCCAAACATGTGAAACATGAACTGGTGGAAGTCGTGTATAAGGTTGGTCGGGTGGTTGACCCACTGACAGGGAAGAAGGTTGCAGGAACTGAGTTCATGGAGCCTCTCACTGATCTTTCGCTGAATCTGGAAGAAGAAACTACGTTAACAGAAAAACTACAAAAGCTCAACATCACTGCTGCGACAAGTGGAGCGGATTCACCTCCAGAACAAACTCTCTCTTCATGACAGAAATCTGCTTCCTTTTATACCCAGTAATGTTAGCTTATATATTACTATGTAAtgaagtttctgtttgtgtgtccatgtaaaaaataaatatatacaaaagaAATCAATGCACTTATAATCATTATGGTGAGCCAACTACATCACTGCCTGCTCTGGTCATTTTGGATTTATGAAATACTTCTGAGGTATTCATAAATCTTGCCAATAAGACTGATGTAATTAACAAACATGTATGCAGGCTGTTCATATCTGTTTACTTTGAGGCTAAAGATCTGTTTGAAATGTATTCTAAAATGAAAAACTCACTCTTACATGCATGTGTAACTTCACAAATGCAATTTTCAAAAACCAATATCAAACTCAAACGTAAAGTGTCACTGATGCACCATGGGGATATAATCTACCCAGGGGAAATAATTCCAATGTCCATTCAAAAGTTCAGCTTCTCTAATGGTTTATTTTTTTGGAtggcaaacaagcaaacaaagaaaattatggctcctgctgcctttcttgaGCTGGTAAAGAACCATAGGCCTACCCGGTGCATGAtggccttctgccacctacctacctaaataacctcagGTGCCCACAGTGCTACCTAATCAccaaacaaactaaagaaatactaaacatacaaaaaaatctaaatatattaAACAAATGACTTGCGAAAAAATATCCCCAAAATCcaactcccttgctcacccctcttgGTGTAGTGACGGGCCACTGTCACTACACCAAGAGGGGTGTttacactggaggtaaaataagatgttaaaactcaacacaggaaattaaaatcaccaaaataaaatacatttctcagatgaaaaaacactaaaataataaaccagtaaaagaaactaagatgctataaaaaaaaatgttaacccATAATGCTCACTTTCCTTATTTAGTAATCAGTTTTTCTATTTAATCAATTTTCATGTAATATTCAATATGTAACTTTTAGggacagtgttttattttaaggcaTGTGAAAGTTCTAATTAAGTATAAGATATATGCATATTAAAATTACTTAATTTTAAATTCATATGTAAAAGCATAATttaataacagatggaacagatctgaaaagcacctagtgcttccagcatataaggcctcaaaatcactagctggactcttctcttctgttgtccctaaatggtggaatgaattggccaactccattcgtcAACTCCAGTCCCttctttcaaaagacagctaaagacccaacTCTTAAGGAAGCAGTATGCACTTGGCTAGACTGTTCTctactgttgtccccagtggcagatcatgtcctccagctacagttgactctcactgtcctgctctactctgggaatctgtgttcagctccttagtgacccagcacttggtactttggtcattattgtggtgaggttaattgttgatgaggataatggaaggtcttaaagggtttggttgcttcattgtagatgctccttattttattattaaaaaaaaatatccttatttacttttgtgcattgccttcacactgcttggcagtacctgcacccaaatggacttgaagcactttgtttctcttactgatcttgtttcctcttgtctagatctttgcttgtgttgttcatgttcttgtatgtacgtcgctttgcataaaagcatctgctaaatgacattgtaacattgtaagatggaacattattatttttactatttccattatttttttaaataactattatctGAATTATTGCtttaatatatatgtatcttatttaattatttatgtatctgtATATTTCTTGTATATTAATCTGATcttctaccttatttttaacttttctttccactattacttattttataaattttactgtattgtctttattttatttttaagcattttatatataatcatgccttttctaattttaccattgctgttgttatctgtctgttattctgtgaagctctttgggcTGCAGGTTCTTATATATGTAAGGTGTTATatcaataaagttgagttgagaacaTGAAACTTTCTGCTATACTTTATTCACcacataaaatacaatattatGCATGCACACTGACATTTGTTCCCCTTGTTTACAACCATACAACTTAATGACAGTTCATCCAGGTACATCAGGTGAACCTGGGGTTGTTAAGTCAGCTCCATGGGGAACGAGTTGGACTGCCGCAGCCCGCAACTTCTCACACCCTCCAACTGACAGCAGGCTCAGGGGAAAGATGGCGGCTCGAGTCCTTCAGAGAGCTGGAACAGGCCTGAAACTAAGGAAACACGGGCTGCAGGGGCATGGACAAGTCTCTGTGGTAGTAAGGTTAGACTTTAGAGAGTTTAATGTGTTGGTGTGGATGCAGAAGAAGTGCTTTGAAGTGTATTTGGCTCCTGAGGAGTTTGTACAATGACAAAGTGCATATGCTAAGTGCTAAGGCTAACACAGGGACGCATGATACCTGCGTACTCAAAGTCTAGACTTGCTAACTTTCTGCTAATGCTCGTTATCACCCTGCAGGATAACACGGCTGTGTGGTGTGAGTTGTAACCAAAAGTATTATTTTTACAAGTTAGTGCGTGCAGTTGCAGTCTTAGTGTGcagaaataacaacaactctgcaTGAGTTTCTCAAAGTTGTAAACTTAAAGCAACTCCAAGGTCAGAATGCAGCCAATCAGACCTTGTTTTGATGAGTGTTTACACCGTGCCTGTGatcagcaggtgtgtgtctgaaaGCTAACTATAAGGTCAAAGTGTGATCTATATTTGGAGATGCACTGAACTCACTTTGAATGATCagaattagaaataaaagttgtgtttatctgatgaaaacaacaacatccacATATAATGGATTGCTTTTTGACACTTATAAATTAAGcttattaaagaaaacaaagcactTGTGTAGGTAGTCGTCTTATGAGTCCCTGTGAACTAATCCTCTGCTTATGTGCAGTATGCTCAGCAGCTTATAGGAGTCACTGCTGCTGgcctcctgagtgtgtgtgtctataaTGCATTGATTGTTTACTCtgtgaaggtctccagtttgcTGCAGGTGTCATTGGCTGACTGGTACACACTGCCACCTCGTGCATTTAAAATGACCTAGGTTTTTTTCTTCCAGAGGCATAAGAGGAGCCAGTTTTAATTATAGCTGGAACTGAACACCTTTGCTGCAGATTTCAGGCCATCAAGCCAACAGCACTCACACCAGAGCAGATACAACTTGATAATAGACCAGTTTAAATGTCTAATTGAGCTTTCTTGCAGGTCGGAGCAGGTCACAAGTGTGAAACCACAGTTAAATTAGAGGACAGGCTGCATAACTGGATCTGCACTTGTTGGTGCAGTTTTCTGTCATTGTGAGGATGATGTGTTGTCATTGTTTCTCAGACTAATACCCGATCCATGTGCTTTGATTTACAACAGGAGCCTCTCAGCTTTCCGGGAAGACAGCTGGTTCAAATCTCTCTTTGTCCGAAAGGTTGACCCCCGAAAAGATGCTCACTCTCACCTCCTCGCCAAGAAGGAAGACAATAATCTCTACAAAATACAGTGTATGTGTTGTTTGTGACTTTCTGTGACGTTCctgattctgctttgttttgctttatgacagatatttctttaattttcatcCTTGATTCATGTTGTGATCTCTTTCTTTTCAGTTCACAATGTCAAGCCTGAGTGCCTCGATGATTATAATGAACTCTGGTAAGAAGTACTTTTTGATTCACTGCTTTAGTGCACTTTTCAAATGTCAACCCTCCTCTTAcatatttctctttgtgttgGGCGTATGGTTTGTCTCTTCAGTGAGGACGTCTTGCCTTCCATTCACGCTGACCCTGAATACCCCTGTGAGCTTGTGGGTACCTGGAACACGTGGTACGGAGAACAGGATCAGGCAGGTGAGGACGTCAGTGACGCTCAGTCTGTAAAGGTTACTGTGCACATGTGCAGGTGATATACCTGCTTGTGAAGAGCATGTGGTCTAAAATTAGAACTTCAACACAGACAATTAAAAACATCATAACAGCACAGAAAGATAGCAGTGCCTCAGAGATATTCTGTAACGTGTGTTATCAGCGTAGCAATAATGTGAAGCGTCCTAGCGTGTCAGAGAATCACGGGCGTTAAAGATTTGTAGTTTCTGTTTACTCTTTGTGATTGTAAACGGGAAATCTTTGAGCTTTGAAATGCTGATGTTCAAGATGTCAAACAATTTGACAATTTCAGACACTTCATGATTCCATAATGTCTGTTTTGTCATTTAGAATTAACCTATAatgatgtagaaaataaaatcgACGACTTCCAGCAAAGACACgtcactttttattgatttatttactttttgaacactttatttatatattttcttttataacaGCACAGTAGTATTGACAACAAATGGCCCTAAATAAGTGttcacaactttaaacaaattacacaagataaaaaatgaagaatacaaataaataagttacatttaaattgatttaaaaaaaccaaacataTTTCAGCTGTAAGGTAATAACAAGGTATGTAAATGACTTGCATACGATGGAAAGAAGAGCAAGAAAACACAGCTTAGATGGGAAACAGGGACAGTGACATTTACATTACAAGATTAGCACATCACACAGACACTTTTTCATGTGAAGTTTTGTTACACTGGCAGATTTCAGCAATGATTGTTTGATTaaattgctgtttttgttcctcagCTAAACTCATAATACCAGCATTATCCTGTACCGTAGCTAGGTTTTTGGTAGTATTCACTTTCATGTGGATGCTATTACATGTAATGTAGCAGCTGGGTTTGATTTAATTCATTCAAAACACttcatataaataaatcattgcaGCCATTTTTAATTAACTCGAGCATATTTGAGTCAGAGTCTAACTTTTACCAGATGTTGGTGTGGTGGGAAGTTGATGTTATTTTGGAATATCTGGTGAAGAAAGATTTATAattgaactacagtttttaaaaagaaagaaacactgaGATAAACTCAAGAGCTGCATTCTTTTTGATTTCCTGCTTCTTCTATTCTAGTTCACCTGTGGAGATATCGGGGAGGATACCCAGCTCTCACTGAAGTCATGAACAAACTCAGGAGTAATAAGGTAACTGTTTGGTTTATCATCAGTTTGGGAAAAATGTTCCTACAGACTTTCTTCAAACTCAAGGATTCACTGAATTATCTTGAACTGTGATTTATCAGCTGTTAGATCAGATTGTTACTTTGCTGCTCTTATGATCATAGActtaatttgtttttctcacattcttaTTCACATATTATACTCAATTGAGTGGTCATGGAATAATTGGACACCCTCATCTAGAAACATGTACCCCATTATCCATACCAACATACATCTGcctgcacagacatgcacaagcacaggcacgtccacacaagtgcacacatatacatgcccgcagaaacacacaagcatacattagggctgtcaacgaatattctaaattcgaatatatatttgaatattaaaaaaaaacagagattcgattgtgaaaatttatatttcgactgtggaaaaaaaacacatcagcagctGCTTTGCGAGAGTGCACACTGCCTGACAGGTCAGgtacaggtcacaggagtcacacatgcacagcgtgaagcagacggcagagagaaatccttccgtccccggatcctcagtgcgctctgaacgcgtcttttcctccgctgggaacatagtgaataaaaagagatcgggcctcttcacatgtggactgtcttcttcacatgtggactgtcttcttcacatgtggactgtctcgtgttttttgtttttgacaaataacctgtctggcctaagaccctacattaacagtggactaaaagagcccaacaatcagtgacactaggataaaatgcagtttttcctcttttttttatacaagcgccaagaatgtaagtggacaactttttcgtttttaacttcaattaatgttaataatatttgcttcaatcactgaatgaagcctgcctatattagggacaagagtcaggacctttaattgtttgcacaagtcttgttcagcactcactcagcgctttacgcacagagaggggggcgagcgagcgagaggtcaacagtcttaaaagtgtttcagtatagaccattaggtcctttacttgttttgtaagtgttggtatgttttaggcatgttatatcttaaataaaaatacatatacaagtagttatgtctccttgtatcagtttgtccacctgttattgacataatgcgcaaatatagatattcgaatggttcaaaccaatgagatttttttagagcgaatattcgaacgtcattttggagcaattttgacagccctagcatacacacatatacatctACACGGGCGCACACATGGACCCACATGTCAATATACACACCAACAACACAAAATTGACCAAACACAATTGGAAAGGAGGCCGCTATACACAAACTTCTGCAGAGTCAACACAACGTCAtgagaagacaaacaaaatgttACAGCACGCAGTCTCTTACTGTTAATGATGCAATACACTTTGCTGCTCTTATGTCAGAACTTTCTTTACCAAATGTTGATGTTTCACTATAAAAAAGTCCGGATCGATTATTGGAGCCAGTCTTGCTTTATCCTTgatgtgtatttgttttaaatgacaGAAGTTTGATACTTTATTTGCTTCCTTTTTAGGTTAACAGTAAATATTGTCCATTTCTTATAAGAAGAGTTTATTCTGtagtgtctgaaatgttaatttgccTACATAGTCTGATATTTCTTGATGTGCTGCTGATCTCGCTGATGTTATTGTCTTGATCTGGCCTGCTAACTGAGACCTGAGTTGCTGTTTGTCCCTTCTGTAGAAGTTTCTGGACTACAGGAACGAGAGGGGGAAGATGCTGCTTTCTCGCAGGAACCAGCTGCTGCTGGAGTTCAGTTTCTGGGGTGAACCCGGCCCTCGTGAAGGACCCAACATCTACGAGCTCCGATCATACCAGCTAAGGGTAATTATTTCACCATACTCCTAGTCTCATGCAAGAACAttcttctctgctgctgtggtctCATtcttctcatctctcctcttcaCTCTCTGGTTTCAGCCTGGGACGATGATCGAGTGGGGAAATTACTGGTAAAGCAAAACTCTTAATCTGTCTCCTGTTTTTAGTTTCCACATTAACAGTCAGTTAGTTTGATCCACTTTGATAATCAGTCTGAGACACTCACCATATTTTGTTACATCCTCAAATGTCCCTTCATCATGTGTAAAACACTTCCTCACTGAAATgtgattttattggttttacaGACTGTAGCAGATGAATATGAGTAAACGGTACTTATTGGCTACACAATCTTTGCATGACTCCAAAGCATGACTGGATCTGTTACATATCATTCATGAATCTGAAGCATAGTTCCCTTTACCCTGCATTTGATATGTAGCATGTACATATGTGATTGTTTATGTAATTATAAAACATGATGGTGTTTAATTGGTAACATCAGATTGTATGTTTTATGTAATTCATTATTGGGATGACGGTGAATGCCAGTGGTAACCCCCTT contains:
- the mrps17 gene encoding 28S ribosomal protein S17, mitochondrial, with amino-acid sequence MSTKLASIHAKWIIGKVVGTKMMKTAKVRVTRLVLDPYLLKYYNKRKTYFAHDALQQCTVGDVVLLKALPEARSKHVKHELVEVVYKVGRVVDPLTGKKVAGTEFMEPLTDLSLNLEEETTLTEKLQKLNITAATSGADSPPEQTLSS
- the LOC117812996 gene encoding protein NipSnap homolog 2-like — protein: MAARVLQRAGTGLKLRKHGLQGHGQVSVVVRSLSAFREDSWFKSLFVRKVDPRKDAHSHLLAKKEDNNLYKIQFHNVKPECLDDYNELCEDVLPSIHADPEYPCELVGTWNTWYGEQDQAVHLWRYRGGYPALTEVMNKLRSNKKFLDYRNERGKMLLSRRNQLLLEFSFWGEPGPREGPNIYELRSYQLRPGTMIEWGNYWARAIEIRQQNQEAVGGFFSQIGSLYTVHHLWAYKDLQSRENIRNAAWAREGWDEVVYYTVPLIQHMESRVMIPMKTSPLK